Part of the Juglans regia cultivar Chandler chromosome 14, Walnut 2.0, whole genome shotgun sequence genome, TGCACATGACATCTTGAGAGAGATTTCCTCTGTTGCAAAAGAAGTTCATCAAGCCCTACGAGCCTCAGATGTCCATTTCAAAAAGTTGGAAAATTGCAATAATATCTGGCAACATCCAGTGGTATTGTATTCTCTATGCTAGAAAATTATTGTTTATCAAGAAGTTTGAAATTGATTAGTTGCTCCCCTAATGGGATCTTCTGCAGATAGAACGCGCTGATGAAGGTGGTAAAGTAATATTCCAAGATGGATCATTTGTCTGTGCAGATATCATCATCCACTGTACTGGGTAATGCAATAAAGTTAGTCTGCTTTGTTTTTTGTATCTTATTGGATATATTAACTACTTTTGTTTGTATATAGCCGAATGactttcaaaaaattcaatctCTCCTGTTTGATGTGGTTGAATAATATTCTCCTTCTGCAGGTACAAGTACCATTTCCCATTCTTAAGAACAAATGGAATAGTGAGCATGGATGACAACTGTGTTGGTCCCCTGTACAAACATGTTTTTCCGCCATACTTGGCTCCTTGGCTTTCTTTTGTTGGGCTACCTTACAGGGTAATGCTCTTATTCATCATGAATTTGAAAATGAGTGTtctaaaaaaagataaataagttCTTGAAGCAACGTTGGTTTGGCATGGTGAGATGAACTAGTCACGTGGATTTCTCTCTTTTTAGTTACTTATTACTAATTTCTCATCAAACATTCTTGCAAAGAAGTGGTTCTGGTAGTCTCCACTTGGTCGAAATGATGAACATTGGCATTCGAACTTTTCTTTTGGTATTCCATCTTAATCTACACTAGCAATTTCTCGGCCATCAATGCATCAAATTCTATGTTCTTGTTTAGATGATGAGATCTACTTTTTCAATAGCACTCTTTTAGTGCACATAACATCTCTCTTTGGGTATATTCAGTAGTTCTTACTGTATCATCTGTTAGGCTAAGTATTATAATTCAATGTGCCACCAGGCTGTTCCCACGTTAATAATTGAGTTACAGTCCCGTTGGTTGGCAAAAGTTTTATCTGGCAAGTTAGCGCTTCCATGTCAAGAAGAGATGGCATCATCTGTGGAAGAACTCTACCAGCACATGAAAGAGAGTGGAAGGCCTAAGCATCACACTCATCAGTTTCAGCAGAACAAGGTTTGACAGTGCCATAGTCGGTAACTCTCTCTCGCGCACACATCATATTGACTTTTGTTTCTTTGATGTCAGTTTGATTATGAGAACTGGTTGGTCAAGCAATTGGGATTACCACCCCTGGAGGACTGGAGAGAACAGTTGTATTTCTATGCGATGAAGAAGATTACCTCAGAAGCTGGTGATGATTATAGGGACACATGGGATATCAACAAGTGGATGCAAGAATAATGCAATGTGCTAAATGCCGAATATTTTGTAAGATATAATGCGACGGTGATTAATTTTAAGAGGTGTAATATCTGTAACTTCACAATTTAAAAGATGGGTCGAGTTACTAGTCTCCGACTCTTGTACTATAATAATTACATTCTATGGCAATTACAACAATCTTTTTACTCGAGAGGACTATCTAAAGTTATATTCTTGTTTGTTCTACCACCCAGAAAGCCAAaaatagtctttttaaaaacatatttggaTGTAAATTACAATAACAATGGTGAAAATAGGTATAATGAAAGAGAAATAGCAGAAGctgaaataaattaagaggTTCGATAACGAAGTTAGGCCAGAGAAGTTAGACATTGGGGATGCTTGGAAACGAGATGAGacgagaattttgtgaatagtatagtaaaatggtttatgaatagtaatgagatagtttgaattaaatatttattgagttttggaaaatgagaaaaaaaaattgtataaaaaatattataaagttaaaaatattattataatataatattttgatattatttttgtttcaagatttgaaataattgaattattttttatttaaaaatttgaagaaagttataataattagtttgaaaacgtatatttaaatgttatttggaaaggaaatgagatAAGTGAACATGTTTATCCCTCTCAACCCAacattttcagtttttattaacaattaatttatgatacaccatttcaaatgaaatacaATAAATTTCGACAACAGGATCACAtcttttcactttttaaatACGCTGACaaaaacctataaaaaatatgatgacAAAAGTTAAATTAACCCAAAACCCATAACACCTTGCCAAAAGTCATCATTTCTAAGCAACTCTTTGTTCCAACTAAAAGtcttatttgtttaaataagAACTCAATGAGGATAACTAGTTATAATTTGTAGCCATTGAAATAACATCTCAATGTGACAGGAATAACTAAGTTGGAAGGCTATGTTAAAAGATGCTGCTACAATGATGGCTAGAAGAATGATCACATCAACATGTATTAagaattaggatttttttttttttccatctgtGTTGCCGAAGGATGCAAGACCATAATCTTGTGGCTGCCACGGGATCACCTGATATGTGGATGCTTGAAGGTTTTGCTTCAGCCTGTCTGTATATGTGTCTCACGTGTAGTCCTACTTTTATACCTGAGCCTTAGAATACTAAGATTTTTAAAGCCTTGTACTTGGATTGATCACATGTAGTTTGGACACGGGGGTAAATTCTGTATTACTGACATAAGATTGTGGGGGTCTCTCCTTGTGCAGTTTGGACATTGGGGCAAGGTTATA contains:
- the LOC109015744 gene encoding flavin-containing monooxygenase FMO GS-OX5-like translates to MHCKIPMKEQSLRVAVIGAGMAGLLAARELKREGHQVIVFEKSSRLGGTWVYDPRVETDPLGLDPSRKIVHSSMYSSLRVNLPRRLMGFLDYPFLEKQGGDPREFPGHREVLRYLEDFARDFWLVELIRFEHEVFRVERVNGVSHEWIVEWRTREGESEEEEAFEAVVVCNGHHTEPRIAEFPGMDTWPGVQIHSHNYRTPEPFKTKIVVLIGNGPSAHDILREISSVAKEVHQALRASDVHFKKLENCNNIWQHPVIERADEGGKVIFQDGSFVCADIIIHCTGYKYHFPFLRTNGIVSMDDNCVGPLYKHVFPPYLAPWLSFVGLPYRAVPTLIIELQSRWLAKVLSGKLALPCQEEMASSVEELYQHMKESGRPKHHTHQFQQNKFDYENWLVKQLGLPPLEDWREQLYFYAMKKITSEAGDDYRDTWDINKWMQE